The genomic segment CAGCTGGATCGTATCCAGGTCTCGCATTTCGCCGACGAGAATGATGTCGGGGTCCTCGCGGAGTGCGGCGCGGAGAGCGTTGGCGAACGACAGTGTATGGACGCCCAGTTCCCGCTGGTTGACCAGACATTTCTTGGATTTGTGTACAAACTCGACCGGATCTTCGATGGTGAGAATGTGTCCTTCAAAGGTGTTGTTGAGATAGTCGATCATGCCCGCGAGTGTGGTGGATTTTCCGGACCCGGTTGGGCCGGTCACCAAGATCAGGCCTTTTTCGCGGTCGCAGAGCTGTCGAAGGATCGGCGGCATGCCGAGTTTCTCCAGGGGAAGGATCTCCGTCGGAATGGTCCGGAACACGGCCCCCAATCCACGCCCTTGCACAAACACGTTGACGCGGAATCGGGCAATGTCGCCGAGGTCGAACGAGAAGTCGCACTCCCGGTGTTCTTCGAAATTCTTGCGCTGCGCGTCACTCATCATGTCGTAGATCAGCGCGTGGGTTTCGTCCTGCGTCAGTGGAGGATGGTCGAGTTTCTTGAGGTCGCCATGCAGGCGGATCATCGGTGGTTCACCCGCGCTGATGTGGCAGTCCGAGGCGCCCTGCTGGACGCCAAAGGTCAACAGTTTGGAGATGTCAATCATCGGATCACTCCATGCAGTGAGAGAATGTATGGATAAACGAGCGCGGTTATGAGTAGAGGATCATGGCTCGTCAGGTTGATTCGATCATGCCATAGGAAGGTGAGAAAGCAAGAAAATACCCAGAAGAGACGAGGGGAAACGGTGGCCGGCGGCCGCTCTGCGAAGGGCGATTGGTGCTTAGATTATGTTGAGCGAACGACCTGCCTGCGCCAGCGCTGCCAGCGCCTGGTCGATGTGCTCATCAGTGTGATCGGCGGTGATCGTGAAGCGAATCCGGCTCGTGGACGCCGGCACGGTCGGTGGGCGAATCGCGGGGGCATAGACTCCCAGTGTGAGCAGTGTGTGGGCGAGGCTCATCGCGCGATCGGGATCGCCGACGATGACTGGAAGAATGGGGCTCTCCGAAGCGGCGAGCTGGAAGCCGAGGCCGCTGAGTCCTTGCGCAAGGCGATGGCGATTCCGCCACAATCTGGCTCGCCGCTCAGGCTCTTGCCGGATCACGCGGAGCGCCGCCGTGGCGGCCGCGGCGGCGGCCGGTGTGGGGGCGGTTGTATAGGTGAAGGCGCGGCAGGTATTCACGAGATAGGCTACGAATTCGGCTGATCCGGCCAGGTAACCTCCGGCGCTCCCGATCGCCTTGCTCAAGGTGCCCATGTGATAGGGGATGCGCGTTTCGACATCGCAATGTTCGAGGGTGCCTCGCCCTGTTTCCCCAAGGATTCCCGTGCCGTGCGCATCGTCGACATAGACGGCGGCGCCATACTGTTCCGCCAAGAGGGCGATGTCCCTCATCGGTGCGATATCCCCATCCATACTGAAAATTCCATCGGTGACGATGAGGGTCGGTTTGCCGGGGGGCCGGCGGCCAAGCAGTTGCTCCAGGTGATTCATATCCCGGTGGTGGTAGATGCGAAATGTGGCGCCGCTCAAGCGGCAGCCGTCGATCAGACTCGCGTGGCAGAGGCGGTCGGCGAGGATGAGTCCGTCTTTCCCGATCAGCGCCTGAACGGCGCTGATATTCGCCAGATAGCCGGCTGCGAAGGTGAGTGTGGCTTCAGTGTCTTTGAACCGGGCGAGTGCCGTTTCGAGTTCTTCGTGGGGCGTAAGGGTGCCGCAGACGAGACGCGAGGCCCCGGATCCTGCCCCGTATTGACGCGTCGCTTCGACGGCCGCTTCTATGACGGCCGGGTGGGTGGCCAGGCCCAGGTAATTATTTGAGGAAAGCAGGATCACGGTGTGCCCGTCAAGCTTGACCGTCGGTCCCGTGGACGAGGCAATGGTGCGCAGCCGGCGGAGTAGGTGCTGGTCCTGCAAATTCTGAAGATATTCCTTGAACATGGTGTCCCGTACCCGCGAAGGGCTTGAATATTTGACAAGGCTGACTGCTCCCTAGTATAAGGCGCGAGGCGCTCGGAAACGACCGCTTCTTTTACTGCGCCTGGAGAATGATTGAGAGAGCATGAGTTATCGAATCAAAGTTCCCGCAAAGGTCGATCCGCTCGATGAAGCGCATCTGCTGACCGGAGTTGAGCGGTTTCTGCTCGTCTTGCAGGAACAGCGGCGGGCGGTTCTGGTCGGACTGGGAGTCTTGCTCGTTGCCGCGGCGGTGGTTGCCGGGGTCATTTGGTATGACTACCAGGCCACGCTGAAGGCACGTGAACTCGATCAGGAAGCGACGCTGCACTATCTCAACCGACCGGCTGACGATCCGAAAAAATCTCACGAACAGCTTGCGCAGGCCATCAATCTCTACAAGCAGGTAGTGGATCAATATCCACGGAGCCCCGTTGCTCCCCTGGCCCTGTTCCATTTAGGGAATGCTCAGGTGCTGGCGAATGAGGTTGATGCAGGGATCGAAACCTACAAACGATTCATGTTGCTCCATGGTTCCAATACCTCGCTCCTGGGGCTTGTTCAGCAGCGGATGGCCTACGCCTATTTGCTGAAGGGGGATCGTGATCAGGCGGTGAAGGCGTTTACCGGCATCCTCGAGATCCCCGGTGCACTCAATAAAGACCACGTGCTCTTTGAGTTGGCCAAATTGGAAGAATCGCAGTCCCGTCCTGAGGGGGCCCTCGCGCACTACCAGGATTTGATGAAAAATTATCCTAACTCGCCCTTCACCAGTGAAGCGGCCGTGCGAGTGAAGGTGCTGGAAGTGAAGAAGTCTCCGGAAAGCCCGGCGGCGGCTGCCACACCTGCGCCGGCCGTGACTGCGCCCGCTCCTCAACCTGAGACGCCTGCTAAGTCTTCAAGCAAGTCTGCCGCGGCGCCCTCCAAGAAAAAACCGTAACGCTTTCCTTAGAATGACCCGGTAAGAGACGGTTGCGTTAGTTCGCAATGACTAGACGGCTTCCTGCCTTGATGGTGGGACCTGTCAGGTTATTGTTGGACTTGAGGGTTTTGACGGAGATGTTGAATCGCTTGGCGATTTTCTCCAGAGAGTCGCCCACTCGGACCCGATACCAATGACCGGATTCCGGCTCAGGCTTGACGTGCCGGACCCTGACGGGGACCGGAAGCGGCGCGAATTTGTGTGTCGGGGCCCGATCCAACAATTGTTCGACCTTCTCTCTGGTGCCGACCGGAACCTTCAGGTGATATTCGGCATCGTCCGGGGGCGTGGCATCGCGCCGTAACTCCGGGTTGAGCACCTTCAGTTCCTGGTACGAAATACCCGTCACATTCGCAATCGCCTTGAAGTGGATGGGGCGTTTTACGACCACTTCCTCGAATTGGTGAGGCCGCACGTCGTTCTGCGGAAAGCCATAACGGTCCGGATTCTTGGCGATGATGGTGGCGGCCATGAATCGGGGGACGTATTCTTTCGTTTCCCGCCGGATCAGCCGTGTTTTGGCAATGTCTGAAAAGCTCTCCGCTTGCGCCGTATGGAGCGCCCGCATCACCTTACCTTCCCCGGCGTTGTAGGCGGCCATAGCCAGAGGCCAGGTGCCGAATAGGTCGTACAGGTCCCGCAGGTAGCGGGCAGCCGCAACGGTCGATTTCACAGGGTCTCGTCGTTCGTCCACGTAACTGTCGACACGCAGCCCATAGACCTTGGCGGTCCCCTTCATGAATTGCCACGGACCGGCCGCCCGGGCGCGGGAATAGGCATGGGGGTTAAATCCGCTTTCAACCAGAGACAGATAGATGAGATCGCTGGGAAGCTGGAATTCGGAGAAGATGCTATCAACCAGCGGGCGATAGTGGCTGAGGCGGATGAGCCACTGTTCAAATCGATTGCGGATAGAGACGTTGAAAAAGCGAATATGACCTTGAACGGATGGGTCGAGCACAATCGGCACGTTGTAGGCCGTGGCTTCCTCCGATTCCTGCCCCTGCGCCGCCGCTTCCTCCTGAGCCACCTCTGCTGGCGGTGTCAGCAGGTCTGTAAATCGAGCGGTGGTGCCATTGAGCGGCTTGAGCTGAAGGAGCGCTTCGGCCGGCGGGACTTCGGTCGACGGTTCGCTGGCAATGGGGGCCGGGGGCTCAACGGCTTCGAGTTCCGCGGCAGTGGCGTGGTCTTCTTCGTCCAACGAGTATTCCGGTTCCTGAATAGAAGGTGGAACGTCCTCCTGCATGGTCTCCGCGGTCGCCGGTGTATCAGCGTGGGGAGGGGGCGGCAACTCCGCCCCTGCGAGAGTCGGCCACGAGAGAGAGAGCAGCCAGAAAGAGAGAAGCGGCAGCGCGCGAGCACCTGTGACCAGGAAACGTGCATGCATAAGGACACCCACTAGACTGTTCAGGGAATGAGAAATCACTGACTTCCGAAGGGTAGCCTATCGATGAGGTTACAACTTGTCAAGAAATTGAGGGAGTTGAGTCGTCATCGAGCGTGTGGTGAAAAATCATCGCGCGGGGAGTCGCCTCGCGTCCCCGAAGTAAATCTTGCCTGATGCAGTGAAGTCGCTGAAAAGATAAGCATCTTCACGGTCTGTTACCTTGACACCTCAGGGGGGCTATGGTAGCGTACGCCCCTTCTAAATCCCTGACATCGTTCGTTCTGCACAGTGAGGAGGATCGTCCCATGTTGAAACGGTATTTGCTAGCTCCCGGACCCACCCCCGTTCCTCCGGAGGTGTTACTGGCGATGGCCAGACCGATGATTCATCACCGGGCGCCTGAATTCGATAAACTCTTTGCCGAGGTTCGTGAGGACTTGAAGTGGCTATTTCAAACCAGGAACGATGTCTTGATTCTTGCGGCATCCGGCACCGGAGGCATGGAGGGGTCGGTCTCGAACTTCTTGTCCCCGGGCGATAAAGCCCTCACGATCAACGGCGGTAAGTTCGGCGAGCGTTGGACGAAGCTGTGTAAGACGTTCGGAGCGCAGGTCACCGAGTTGAAGGTCGAGTGGGGGCGCGCGGTAGATCCGCAGGCCGTCGCGGATGCCTTGAAGAAAGATCCGTCGATCAAAGCCGTCTATGTGCAGGCGAGCGAAACCTCCACGGCTGTGGCGCATGACGTCAAGGCGCTGGCCGATATCGTCAAAGGGTATGAGGAGACGATTCTGGTCGTGGATGCCATCACCGCGCTGGGAGTGCTCGACCTTAAGACCGATGCCTGGGGCCTCGACGTGGTTATCACCGGTTCGCAGAAGGCGTTGATGTTGCCGCCGGGGCTGGCCTTCGCCAGCGTGAGTGAAAAAGCCTGGCGATTAGCCGACAAGGCCAAGAACGCCGCGTTCTATTTCAATTTTAAGCGCGAGCGGGAGAATCAACAGAAAAGTACGACGGCCTATACGCCGGCCGTGTCCCTCATTCTCGGCCTGAAGGAAGTGATGAACATTCTGAAAGCCGAGGGACTGGAAGCCGTCTTCGCCCGTCACGCGATGTTGGCGACGGCGATGCGGGAGGGCATCAAGGCCGCCGGGCTTTCCATCTTCCCTCAAGAGCGTCCGAGCGATGCGTTAACCGCGATTTCGGCGCCTGAAGGTGTGGACGGACAGGCCGTCTATAAGAATTTGCGGACCCAATATGGAATGACGGCGGCGGGTGGTCAGGATCACCTGAAGGGCAAAATCTTCCGTATTTCTCACATGGGGTATATCGATAGTTTTGACGTCATCACGGCCCTGGCGGCGGTGGAGATGGTCATCAAGGGGCTGGGCTATCCCATAAAACTCGGTAGCGGGGTGGCAAAGGCTCAAGAAATTATTATGGGCAAGTCTTAGACTCACCGTCAGGTAAGGCGTCACGACAATGAAAATATTGGTCAGCGATAGTCTCTCGAAGCAGGGTGTCGAGGTATTGGAGAAGGCCGGCTTTACGGTGGTGGTGAAAACCAAACTGCCGAAAGAAGAGCTGCTGAAGGAAATCAAGGACGCGGACGGACTGATCGTCCGCTCCGGGACGAAAGTCACCGCGGAAGTCATCGCGGCCGCCAGCCAGCTGAAGGTCGTCGGGCGAGCCGGTTCCGGCTTGGACAATGTCGATACCCCGGCCGCCACGCGCCGCGGCATCGTCGTCATGAATACACCCGGTGGCAACACCGTGACGACTGCCGAGCATACGATGGCCATGATTTTCTCGATGTCGCGCCGCATCCCGCAAGCGACCGCCTCGACGAAGGGCGGGAAGTGGGAAAAAGAAAAGTTCATGGGCGTGGAGTTGTACAACAAAGTGCTCGGCATTGTCGGCGTCGGCCAAATCGGCGGGTATCTCACCAAGCTTGCACAGGGAGTAGGGATGCAGGTGATGGCCTACGATCCCTATCTGGCCCCGGAGCGTGCGGAAAAAATGGGTGTGACCATCGTCGAGCTGGACGAACTGTTCCGCCGAGCTGATGTCATTTCCGTCCACACTCCGCTGACCCCGGAAACCAAAGCCCTGATCAATGCGCAAGCCATTGCCAAGATGAAGACCGGCGTCATGATTGCCAACTGTGCGCGTGGCGGGATCGTCCACGAGGGGGATTTGTGCGAGGCGCTCAAGTCTAAAAAGGTTGCCGCCGCGGCATTCGATGTGTTTGAGGATGAGCCGGTGAAGCCGGACAATCCGCTCCTGGGGTTGGATAATTTTATCTGCTCCCCGCACATCGGCGCCTCCACCACGGAAGCGCAGGAAAATGTGGCGATCGGCATCGCCGAGCAGATCGTGGAGTATTTCACGAAAGGGATTGCCAGGGGCGCGGTGAATATTCCCTCGGTCTCGCCGGAGCTCTTGCCGAAACTCCAGCCGTATTTGTCGCTTGGCGAACGTGTCGGCCTCTTGCAGTCGCAGTTGCTGGAAGGTGGGCTGGAGCGCTTGACCGTCGAGTACAGTGGAGAAGTCGCCGGGCTGAACGTGGCGCCATTGACGATTGCGGTTCTGAAGGGGCTCCTGACCCCAATCCTTGAAGATCCGGTCAACTATGTGAACGCGCCCGTCGTCGCCAAGGAACGTGGCATTGAAGTCAAAGAGGTGAAGATCAGTGATGCCGGAGACTTTGCCAGCGTGATCCGGGTGCGGGTTGAGGGTGGGAAGAAGTCTCATCAGGTTGCCGGAACGCTCTACCACCGGAAGGATCCGCGCATCATTGAGATCGACCAGTTCAAGGTGGAAGTGGTGCCGGACAACCATCTCCTGCTGATCCAGAACGAGGATCGTCCCGGGGTGATCGGCACGGTGGGGCATATCCTCGGCGATCACAACATCAATATTGCGCGTATGCAGTGTTCGCGGGAAGAGCGTGGCGGCAAAGCCTTGCAGATTTTCGGGCTCGATGCGCCGCTTCCTAAGTCGGTCCTCGATCAGATTACGAACAGCAAGCACATCCTTTCCGTGAAGGTCGCCGACCTGTCGAAAGGGTTGTAGATTGCCCGGCAGTCGACCATGGGCGCTCTTTCGTTGAAGGCTTCCTCTTCCTCCTCGCCTCTGGTGGCAGGTCGGGAACGGTCGCTCATTCCGGTTGGAATGAGCACCATTCTTCCTGACGCCGCTCGACGTATCCGACAGCTCGAGCAGACGCTGCTGGCCGTGCTTGCCCGCGGGGGCTACGAAGAAATCATTCTGCCGATGTTCGAGTACCTGGACGTCCTCGCGCCAGGCCTGGAATCTGAACTGATCGAGAAATGTTATCAGCTGGTCGATCGGACGACGGGCCGGTTGATGCTGCTGCGTCCGGATGCCACGGCACAGATCGCCAGGACGGTCGCCATGGGGATGATGGGGGAGCGGCTTCCGCTGCGGTTATGTTATCGCACTTCCGTGTTCCGCTATGAGCGTGAGCACGCGGGCCGCGACCGCGAGATTTTTCAAGTCGGAGCGGAACTCATCGGTGTGGACGGGGTTGCCGGAGATGCCGAGGTGCTGACACTTTTGCTGGAATGTTTGGCACAGGTCGGATTGTCTTCATTCAAGGTTGCCGTCGGCCATGTCGGATTTTTTACGGCGTTGCTGGCCAAGTCCGGCTTATCACTCGAGGGGCAGAAGCGTGTGGAGCAGGCTGCTGCGCGGAAAGACATGCCGCTGCTTGAGGAATTGCTGACACGCGAGGGGATACCTCGGTCGACGGGGCGGGTCATTCTCGAAGCGCTGGATTTGTGCGGTGGGCCTGAGGTCTTGGTGCGCGGGAGAAAGTTGGTGGGGCGCGACCGGACCCTCCTGAGACCACTCGATCGCCTTGCGCAGGTCTATGAGCGATTGGTGTCGCCCGGGCAGCAGGCGGTGTTGCTCGATTTGGGCGAGTTCCGCGGGTTTGAATATTATGACGGGATAGTCTTCGACGTCTTTGCGCCGGGTATCGGGGCGGAGCTGGGAGGCGGGGGCCGATACGACCATTTAATGGGCCGGTTCGGTCGGACCGCGGCTTCTACCGGGTTTGGTCTCGATGTCGATCGTCTGTTTCGAGCCCTCGATGCGTCCGGTGTGGTGACGCCGCCTCACTCCGGTCCCTCTACAACCGCTGGCTCCAAGCCGGTTGCGGCAGAACCGCGACGGCGCAGGAGCCGGGTATGAAGTCGCTCTCCGTGGTTGATCTCACCTCCCCCAAATTGCCGCCGCAGAACGTCGAGGCCGAACAGTCGGTGCTCGGCGCGATCTTGTTGGATAACACGGCGATGGCCAAGGTGATGGAGCTACTGACGGACGAGGAGTTTTACCGGACTGCGCATCGCAAGATTTATCAAGCCATGCTGGAGCTGTCCGATCGCGGCGAAGTCATCGATCAGATTACGCTCACGGAATGCTTGAAGGCGCGCTCTGAGCTCGAAGCGGTCGGAGGATCCGCCTATCTAGCCGAGCTCGTTCAGGTGGTGCCGACGGCGGCCAATGTCCGCTATCACAGCAAGATCGTTCGGGACAAAGCGCTGTTGCGAGGGCTCATTCAGACCTCGACAGAGGTCGTGACGCGCGGGTATGACGGGACGGTGGCAGTCGATGAGCTGTTGGATTTTGCCGAGCGTTCGGTCTTCAGCCTTGCTCAGGGAAAGCTGGATCGTTCCTTTACTCCGGTCAATCAGATCATCAAAGAGAGTCTCGATGTCGTCGACAAGCTGTCCAAGCGCAAGGAACGTGTCACGGGCGTACCGACCGGCTTTATCGATCTGGATGATCTGACCGCCGGATTACAGCCGTCGGACTTGATCGTCATTGCCGGCCGTCCGAGTATGGGCAAGACCAGTCTGGCGCTTGGGATGGCGCAGCATGCCGCGCTGCATGCCGGCACCGTCGTCGGCATTTTCAGCCTCGAAATGTCGAAGCCGCAACTCGTGCTCCGCATGTTGAGTTCCGAGGCCCGCGTCGATTCGCATGCGCTCCGGACCGGTCGGTTGCAAAAGGAAGACTGGTGGCGCCTTGCGGAAGCGGCCGGGAAGCTGGAGCAGGCGCCGATCTATATCGACGACTCCGGCGCCGTGACGGTGCAGCAGATGCGCGGGAAAGCGAGGCGGCTCAAGGCTGAGCGTGGCCTCGATCTGTTGATTGTCGACTATCTCCAGCTCATGCAAGGGAAGAGCGACTCCGAGTCACGGCAGCAGGAAATTTCCGACATTTCCCGTTCCTTAAAAACCCTGGCGAAAGAGCTGAACGTGCCGGTCATCGCCCTGTCACAGTTGAGTCGCGCAGTGGAAGCCCGGAAGCCCCCGGTCCCTATGTTGGCCGACTTGCGGGAAAGCGGCGCGATCGAGCAGGACGCCGATGTCGTGATGTTTATCTATCGTGAAGAAGTCTACGAACCCGCGACGGAGAGAAAAGGCATCGCAGAAATTCTGGTCAGTAAGCATCGTAACGGACCGATCGGGAAACGGGACCTATTTTTCCACGACCGGTTTGCCAAGTTCGAGAATCTCGAGAGTCGCGAGGTCGTTTGACGCGTTCTTTCTCGGGCCGGTATAATTCCCGTCAGTCACTGTCCTTCGAATATTTCCCCTGCAAGTTGAGCGGATGATTGTGCAACGATTGTGTGAAGCGTGTCGGCAGCCACCTGTCCGAAGGGGTTCTGTGAACGTCAGAACGGTAGCTCTTTTACTGGCGGCTATGTCCTGTGTCACCGCCGCCTGCCACAGCACACCGCCTGCCCGTCCCGCTCCTGCTGCGCTCCCATCCGCCGTGCCGGTGGCTCCTCGTCCCATGCCCTCATCCTCAGATTCTCGCGCGTCCTACCACTTTCTCCTCGGATACCAGGCCGAGTTGGATCAGGAGACGGAACTGGCGATCAAGGAATATCAACTTGCCCTGCAAACGGATCCCGCTTCGAACTATCTCAAAGCCAGGCTGGCCGTGCTCTACTTCACCGCGGGGGATGTGCCGTCGGCGGTGCGCTTTGCGGATGAAGTGGCCGATGTGCCGGGGCTGGATGCGCAGATGCTGGGGCAAATCGGCGGCATGTATGCGGCCGCAGGCAAGCCCGACAAGGCGCTGAGACTCTTCAATCGTGCCATTGAGCAGGAACCTCAGCGTAGCGAGCATTTCTTTGCCAAGGGGCTGTTGCAAGCCAATCAGAAACAATATGTTGAAGCCGAAGACACGATTCGCGCTGGGATCAAGATCAGCCCGGACTCGGCAGTCGGGTACTACTATTTAGGTCGGATCGGGGTCGAAGCCAGAGATTTTGACAAGGCGACGACTCATTTCGAGCAGGCGGTGGCACTGAATCCAGCCTTCGAACCCGCCTACGTGGCTCTAGGGTCTGTGTATGAAGCCAAACAGGATCGGGACAAGGCGATCGGGATCTATCGTCGCTACCTGCAGGGTGTGAATCCAAAAAATCGGGACATCCGGCATCACCTCATTCGGCTGCAAGTCTCCGCGAAGCAGTACGACGATGCGCTCCGAGAATTGCAGGAGATGTTGGCGGAAGATCCGTCGGACCTCGATGCTCAGCTCCGGATGGGGCTGGTCTATGGGGAGCAGAAGGACTACCCCAAAGCCATTCAGCAGTTGAAACAAATCCTCACGGTGCGGCCGACCGAACTGAAGGTTCGTGACTACCTGGGGTATTTGTATGAAGAGACCAAGGATTACGCCAATGCGATGGAGGCCTATCGGTACAATCTGACGCTGGAGCCTTCGTATTTCGAGGGGCATCTGCATTTGGGCGTGCTCCAGTACCGGACCAAGCAGTATGCCGAAGCCATTCAGCACCTTCGCGAAGCCAGCCGGTTGAATCCCAAGCAGCCGGAGGCCCATATCGTCCTGGGGTTGTCACATTTTCAAGTCGAACAATATGAGCCTTCCCTTCAGGCGTTTCAGGAAGGGATTCGCCACAATCCGGAGAATGCGGACCTGCATTTCAACGCGGGAACCGCGTATGACAAGCTGAATCGATTCGACGAGGTCGTGAAGTCCATGCAGACGACGCTCGCCCTGGATCCGCACCACGCCGATGCCATGAACTACCTAGGGTATAGCTATGCAGAACGCGGCGTGAAGATCGAAGAAGCGATTGCACTGACCAAGCAGGCCGTCGCACTTCGACCGACCAACGGGTATTACGTCGATAGTCTGGCCTGGGCCTTTTTCAAGAAGGGTCTGCTGGCTGAAGCGCTGGCGGAGATGAAACGGGCGGTTGCGCTGGTCGGCGACGATCCCGTGATTTATGAACATCTCGGCGAAATCTACTTAAAGCAGCAACATCTCTCGGATGGTCGGGAAGCGCTCCTGCATTCGCTGGAACTGGATCCGTCCAACGACAAGCTGATGCAGCGATTCCGTGAACTGGGTTTGGGTGATCCCGCCAAAGAAGAACGCATTCGCCAGGCGCTCCGGCGCGTTTCAGATCGCAAGGGCGCCACTCCGGCTCCCGCTCAGCAGTAATCCCTCTTTTTTTTTCGCTTCATCGGGCATCCACGAACCGGGCTTCATCGCCTGCGGCCTTTCCACGCCCCGCACAAATCCTTTCCGTCTGGCGGCCCTCTCCCAGTCCTGAATTGCCGGGACCGGCAGTCTCCTATTTGTTGGGAATGGGAGCCGTGACTGTTCGATTC from the Nitrospira sp. genome contains:
- the dnaB gene encoding replicative DNA helicase, coding for MKSLSVVDLTSPKLPPQNVEAEQSVLGAILLDNTAMAKVMELLTDEEFYRTAHRKIYQAMLELSDRGEVIDQITLTECLKARSELEAVGGSAYLAELVQVVPTAANVRYHSKIVRDKALLRGLIQTSTEVVTRGYDGTVAVDELLDFAERSVFSLAQGKLDRSFTPVNQIIKESLDVVDKLSKRKERVTGVPTGFIDLDDLTAGLQPSDLIVIAGRPSMGKTSLALGMAQHAALHAGTVVGIFSLEMSKPQLVLRMLSSEARVDSHALRTGRLQKEDWWRLAEAAGKLEQAPIYIDDSGAVTVQQMRGKARRLKAERGLDLLIVDYLQLMQGKSDSESRQQEISDISRSLKTLAKELNVPVIALSQLSRAVEARKPPVPMLADLRESGAIEQDADVVMFIYREEVYEPATERKGIAEILVSKHRNGPIGKRDLFFHDRFAKFENLESREVV
- a CDS encoding type IV pilus twitching motility protein PilT, which encodes MDISKLLTFGVQQGASDCHISAGEPPMIRLHGDLKKLDHPPLTQDETHALIYDMMSDAQRKNFEEHRECDFSFDLGDIARFRVNVFVQGRGLGAVFRTIPTEILPLEKLGMPPILRQLCDREKGLILVTGPTGSGKSTTLAGMIDYLNNTFEGHILTIEDPVEFVHKSKKCLVNQRELGVHTLSFANALRAALREDPDIILVGEMRDLDTIQLALTAAETGHLVFATLHTSSAPKTIDRIIDAFPPNQQAQVRAQLSETLEAVLTQTLLKKKSGGRIAAVEIMVGTTAVRNLIREGKLHQIPGIMQASQKDGMQTMDMALVDLATRGLVTKAEAQSRSMNPNLFSAAAGGAA
- the bioF gene encoding 8-amino-7-oxononanoate synthase → MFKEYLQNLQDQHLLRRLRTIASSTGPTVKLDGHTVILLSSNNYLGLATHPAVIEAAVEATRQYGAGSGASRLVCGTLTPHEELETALARFKDTEATLTFAAGYLANISAVQALIGKDGLILADRLCHASLIDGCRLSGATFRIYHHRDMNHLEQLLGRRPPGKPTLIVTDGIFSMDGDIAPMRDIALLAEQYGAAVYVDDAHGTGILGETGRGTLEHCDVETRIPYHMGTLSKAIGSAGGYLAGSAEFVAYLVNTCRAFTYTTAPTPAAAAAATAALRVIRQEPERRARLWRNRHRLAQGLSGLGFQLAASESPILPVIVGDPDRAMSLAHTLLTLGVYAPAIRPPTVPASTSRIRFTITADHTDEHIDQALAALAQAGRSLNII
- a CDS encoding tetratricopeptide repeat protein translates to MSYRIKVPAKVDPLDEAHLLTGVERFLLVLQEQRRAVLVGLGVLLVAAAVVAGVIWYDYQATLKARELDQEATLHYLNRPADDPKKSHEQLAQAINLYKQVVDQYPRSPVAPLALFHLGNAQVLANEVDAGIETYKRFMLLHGSNTSLLGLVQQRMAYAYLLKGDRDQAVKAFTGILEIPGALNKDHVLFELAKLEESQSRPEGALAHYQDLMKNYPNSPFTSEAAVRVKVLEVKKSPESPAAAATPAPAVTAPAPQPETPAKSSSKSAAAPSKKKP
- a CDS encoding transglycosylase SLT domain-containing protein, which gives rise to MHARFLVTGARALPLLSFWLLSLSWPTLAGAELPPPPHADTPATAETMQEDVPPSIQEPEYSLDEEDHATAAELEAVEPPAPIASEPSTEVPPAEALLQLKPLNGTTARFTDLLTPPAEVAQEEAAAQGQESEEATAYNVPIVLDPSVQGHIRFFNVSIRNRFEQWLIRLSHYRPLVDSIFSEFQLPSDLIYLSLVESGFNPHAYSRARAAGPWQFMKGTAKVYGLRVDSYVDERRDPVKSTVAAARYLRDLYDLFGTWPLAMAAYNAGEGKVMRALHTAQAESFSDIAKTRLIRRETKEYVPRFMAATIIAKNPDRYGFPQNDVRPHQFEEVVVKRPIHFKAIANVTGISYQELKVLNPELRRDATPPDDAEYHLKVPVGTREKVEQLLDRAPTHKFAPLPVPVRVRHVKPEPESGHWYRVRVGDSLEKIAKRFNISVKTLKSNNNLTGPTIKAGSRLVIAN
- the hisZ gene encoding ATP phosphoribosyltransferase regulatory subunit, with the translated sequence MGALSLKASSSSSPLVAGRERSLIPVGMSTILPDAARRIRQLEQTLLAVLARGGYEEIILPMFEYLDVLAPGLESELIEKCYQLVDRTTGRLMLLRPDATAQIARTVAMGMMGERLPLRLCYRTSVFRYEREHAGRDREIFQVGAELIGVDGVAGDAEVLTLLLECLAQVGLSSFKVAVGHVGFFTALLAKSGLSLEGQKRVEQAAARKDMPLLEELLTREGIPRSTGRVILEALDLCGGPEVLVRGRKLVGRDRTLLRPLDRLAQVYERLVSPGQQAVLLDLGEFRGFEYYDGIVFDVFAPGIGAELGGGGRYDHLMGRFGRTAASTGFGLDVDRLFRALDASGVVTPPHSGPSTTAGSKPVAAEPRRRRSRV
- a CDS encoding phosphoglycerate dehydrogenase, which produces MKILVSDSLSKQGVEVLEKAGFTVVVKTKLPKEELLKEIKDADGLIVRSGTKVTAEVIAAASQLKVVGRAGSGLDNVDTPAATRRGIVVMNTPGGNTVTTAEHTMAMIFSMSRRIPQATASTKGGKWEKEKFMGVELYNKVLGIVGVGQIGGYLTKLAQGVGMQVMAYDPYLAPERAEKMGVTIVELDELFRRADVISVHTPLTPETKALINAQAIAKMKTGVMIANCARGGIVHEGDLCEALKSKKVAAAAFDVFEDEPVKPDNPLLGLDNFICSPHIGASTTEAQENVAIGIAEQIVEYFTKGIARGAVNIPSVSPELLPKLQPYLSLGERVGLLQSQLLEGGLERLTVEYSGEVAGLNVAPLTIAVLKGLLTPILEDPVNYVNAPVVAKERGIEVKEVKISDAGDFASVIRVRVEGGKKSHQVAGTLYHRKDPRIIEIDQFKVEVVPDNHLLLIQNEDRPGVIGTVGHILGDHNINIARMQCSREERGGKALQIFGLDAPLPKSVLDQITNSKHILSVKVADLSKGL
- a CDS encoding alanine--glyoxylate aminotransferase family protein, which produces MLKRYLLAPGPTPVPPEVLLAMARPMIHHRAPEFDKLFAEVREDLKWLFQTRNDVLILAASGTGGMEGSVSNFLSPGDKALTINGGKFGERWTKLCKTFGAQVTELKVEWGRAVDPQAVADALKKDPSIKAVYVQASETSTAVAHDVKALADIVKGYEETILVVDAITALGVLDLKTDAWGLDVVITGSQKALMLPPGLAFASVSEKAWRLADKAKNAAFYFNFKRERENQQKSTTAYTPAVSLILGLKEVMNILKAEGLEAVFARHAMLATAMREGIKAAGLSIFPQERPSDALTAISAPEGVDGQAVYKNLRTQYGMTAAGGQDHLKGKIFRISHMGYIDSFDVITALAAVEMVIKGLGYPIKLGSGVAKAQEIIMGKS